The Nocardia arthritidis genome has a window encoding:
- the pqqC gene encoding pyrroloquinoline-quinone synthase PqqC — MPAALESETPWSAAEFQEALYAVEPAYWDRHPFHERLHEGRLDKEELRLWAANRWYYQRCLPQKDAAIIANCPLPEVRRQWLSRIVYHDGTEIGSGGAEKWLRLAEAVGLRRDEVISERIVLPGVRFAVDAYLDFARRRPWLEAAASGLTELFSPGLLTYRLGRMRRCYPWIAEEGFAYFTARIEVVRAEGRSLLDLVVRYAATRAQQQACVDALAFKCDVLQAVLDALDYYTGAGRSRG; from the coding sequence ATGCCCGCCGCATTGGAGTCCGAAACCCCTTGGAGCGCAGCCGAATTCCAGGAGGCGCTGTACGCTGTCGAACCAGCGTACTGGGACCGGCATCCGTTCCACGAGCGGCTGCACGAGGGGCGGTTGGACAAGGAGGAGCTGCGGCTGTGGGCGGCCAACCGCTGGTACTACCAGCGGTGCCTGCCGCAGAAGGATGCCGCGATCATCGCCAACTGCCCGCTGCCGGAGGTACGGCGGCAGTGGCTGTCACGGATCGTCTACCACGACGGAACCGAAATCGGCTCGGGCGGAGCGGAGAAGTGGCTGCGACTGGCCGAGGCCGTGGGTCTACGGCGGGACGAGGTGATCTCGGAGCGCATCGTGCTGCCCGGGGTGCGGTTCGCGGTGGACGCCTATCTCGACTTCGCTCGGCGCCGCCCGTGGCTGGAGGCGGCGGCATCCGGCCTCACCGAACTCTTCTCGCCCGGCTTGCTCACCTATCGGCTGGGCCGGATGCGGCGATGCTACCCCTGGATCGCGGAGGAAGGCTTCGCATACTTCACCGCGCGCATCGAGGTGGTGCGAGCCGAGGGCCGGTCCCTGCTCGACCTGGTGGTCCGGTATGCCGCCACCCGCGCGCAGCAGCAGGCCTGCGTCGACGCGCTCGCCTTCAAATGCGATGTGCTGCAGGCCGTTCTCGACGCGCTGGACTACTACACGGGGG
- the pqqA gene encoding pyrroloquinoline quinone precursor peptide PqqA has translation METIGKTPEQAKKPWHRPDFAFFDTALEVTAYSGRG, from the coding sequence ATGGAAACCATCGGCAAGACCCCCGAGCAAGCCAAGAAGCCTTGGCACCGCCCCGATTTCGCCTTCTTCGATACGGCGCTGGAAGTCACCGCGTACTCCGGCCGCGGCTGA
- a CDS encoding PQQ-binding-like beta-propeller repeat protein: MGDCGNYTGAVAAVDVSSKAVAWYQASTSGRGGIWAPGAPAQANGLLYYSVGNGNAGSGQDYDNTDSVVALTPDMRRADFFAPATWADDNAADLDLGSMNPALVGSHIVIAGKAGDGYVLDAAHLGGISDLAPAFTGCRAFGAAAVADDVVYLPCSKGTAAVRIAADGSASVLWRATVSANGQPVLGAGHLWVTDWRSGTLYALDPATGAVVQQFSTGPLPHFAAPAVSGTNVVLGTMSGLASFTAQ; the protein is encoded by the coding sequence TTGGGGGACTGCGGAAATTACACCGGTGCCGTTGCGGCCGTTGACGTTTCCAGCAAGGCCGTCGCCTGGTATCAGGCATCGACGAGCGGTCGCGGCGGTATCTGGGCACCCGGCGCGCCGGCCCAGGCGAACGGACTGCTGTACTACTCCGTCGGCAACGGCAATGCCGGGTCGGGGCAGGACTACGACAACACCGATTCGGTCGTTGCCCTGACGCCGGATATGCGGCGCGCGGACTTCTTCGCGCCGGCCACGTGGGCCGACGACAACGCGGCCGACCTGGATCTCGGCTCCATGAACCCGGCGTTGGTCGGCAGCCATATCGTCATCGCGGGAAAGGCGGGCGACGGGTATGTCCTCGATGCCGCCCACCTCGGCGGGATCAGCGATCTGGCTCCCGCGTTCACCGGCTGCCGCGCCTTCGGGGCCGCGGCGGTGGCCGATGATGTTGTGTACCTGCCCTGTTCGAAGGGCACCGCGGCCGTCCGCATCGCTGCCGACGGCAGCGCGTCGGTCCTGTGGCGGGCCACGGTCTCCGCGAACGGCCAGCCGGTCCTCGGCGCGGGACACCTCTGGGTCACCGACTGGCGTTCCGGAACGCTCTACGCTCTCGATCCCGCGACCGGCGCCGTCGTCCAGCAGTTCAGCACCGGGCCGCTACCGCATTTCGCCGCTCCCGCGGTATCGGGAACCAACGTCGTCCTCGGCACGATGTCGGGGCTCGCATCCTTTACGGCTCAGTAG